One segment of Pseudalkalibacillus hwajinpoensis DNA contains the following:
- a CDS encoding transglutaminase TgpA family protein codes for MQQGNEKTDWLYALLLYGLGFLLFWEWLRPLSIISDTGQTEIFILFTAFLFLLSYFQLPFWLSFPIKGVALVYALHAMFFPGPFFEFLWVDYFLSDFSQNVGFLFDGSFDRLSNVFRTFLFFILLWLISYLMQYWLIQTRRIFLFLLVTIVYISVIDTFTTYQADNAIIRIVIIGFVLLGLLQILRIQEQEGVIFSKGRFPVYWLMPLVVVIAFSSIFGYIAPKAEPQWPDPVPFLKKTTGDGDGAGRNGNGISKIGYGEDDSQLGGPFVMDETPVFTAQIKDRGYWRVETKDEYTGKGWESSVQDRVIFEGSTETLFEDDVELEAFDMKMNMTGNEKFDFIVHPGQVTNIETGAEVQLLENPLTGKVFTQNLGESIVLDNYNLDYESPTFSEKMLREAPVNYPDRLANTYLQLPESLPERVSDLAEEITLEEQNPYDKARAIENYFVGNGFVYETTDVAVPGENDDYVDQFLFETQLGYCDNFSSSMTVLLRSLGIPARWVKGFTEGEFVAAAGDYREYEVTNNNAHSWVEAYFPGVGWVPFEPTRGFTNQADFVSDYSDDEATNSEAPDPVQTEEEQAQQQEQTPEEQASSGSSSVSFEWTVWYTVVLVLILLLLGYVVLKNYKKWLKRLVISRYKRRDDGKVLSEAYFRLLWLLELHGIKRGEDQTLREYAVQVDSKLQTEDMKELTRRYEENYYRGKANSDGWDEMKELWENLIKKMQS; via the coding sequence GTGCAACAAGGTAATGAAAAAACAGATTGGCTTTACGCGCTTCTCCTCTATGGATTGGGTTTTCTTCTGTTCTGGGAATGGCTACGACCTCTTTCGATCATTTCAGATACAGGTCAAACAGAAATTTTTATTCTGTTTACGGCATTTTTATTTTTGCTATCTTATTTTCAGCTACCTTTTTGGCTATCTTTCCCGATTAAAGGAGTGGCGTTAGTATATGCTCTACATGCCATGTTTTTTCCGGGACCGTTCTTTGAATTTCTGTGGGTAGATTACTTTCTATCAGACTTTTCACAGAACGTCGGTTTTCTATTTGATGGTAGTTTTGATCGTTTGTCAAATGTATTTCGAACCTTCTTGTTTTTCATATTGCTCTGGCTTATAAGTTATTTAATGCAATACTGGTTAATTCAAACAAGACGGATTTTCTTATTTCTATTAGTGACGATCGTTTACATTTCGGTTATTGATACCTTTACAACTTATCAAGCGGATAATGCGATTATTCGTATTGTGATCATTGGTTTTGTATTACTAGGTCTTCTTCAAATTCTGCGAATTCAAGAACAAGAGGGAGTTATTTTTTCAAAAGGTCGCTTCCCTGTCTATTGGCTTATGCCACTAGTTGTTGTTATTGCTTTTTCTTCTATATTCGGTTATATCGCTCCGAAGGCTGAGCCGCAATGGCCGGATCCGGTACCTTTCCTGAAGAAAACGACTGGAGATGGTGACGGCGCAGGGAGAAATGGCAACGGAATTAGTAAGATTGGATACGGAGAAGATGACTCACAACTTGGCGGCCCTTTCGTCATGGACGAAACTCCTGTTTTTACTGCACAAATTAAAGATAGAGGGTACTGGCGGGTTGAAACGAAAGATGAGTATACCGGTAAAGGCTGGGAATCTTCCGTACAGGATCGAGTTATTTTTGAAGGTAGCACAGAAACATTATTTGAAGATGATGTTGAGTTAGAAGCCTTTGATATGAAGATGAATATGACTGGGAATGAGAAGTTTGATTTTATTGTCCATCCAGGACAAGTAACAAACATCGAAACGGGAGCAGAAGTTCAACTACTTGAAAATCCTCTGACTGGAAAAGTGTTTACACAAAATCTTGGCGAGTCTATTGTGCTTGATAATTATAATTTAGATTACGAATCCCCTACCTTTTCTGAAAAGATGTTACGAGAAGCACCAGTTAACTATCCAGATCGGTTGGCAAATACGTACCTTCAATTACCGGAGTCTCTTCCTGAGAGAGTCAGTGATCTTGCTGAAGAGATTACGCTAGAAGAACAAAATCCTTATGATAAAGCGAGAGCGATCGAAAATTACTTCGTAGGGAATGGTTTTGTATATGAAACAACGGACGTTGCCGTTCCTGGGGAGAATGATGATTATGTCGACCAATTCCTTTTCGAAACGCAGCTAGGTTATTGCGATAATTTCTCTAGTTCGATGACCGTTCTTTTAAGAAGTCTCGGGATTCCGGCAAGATGGGTAAAAGGATTTACCGAGGGAGAATTTGTGGCAGCTGCTGGAGACTATCGAGAGTATGAAGTAACAAATAACAACGCACACTCGTGGGTTGAGGCATACTTCCCGGGTGTCGGTTGGGTTCCTTTTGAACCAACTCGAGGATTCACTAACCAGGCTGATTTTGTTAGCGATTATAGTGATGATGAAGCGACAAATTCTGAAGCACCTGATCCTGTACAAACTGAAGAAGAGCAGGCACAGCAGCAGGAACAAACACCAGAGGAACAGGCATCATCAGGTTCATCATCTGTATCGTTTGAATGGACAGTGTGGTATACCGTTGTGCTTGTGCTTATTCTGTTGTTACTTGGATACGTCGTATTAAAGAATTATAAGAAATGGTTGAAGCGATTGGTTATTTCAAGATATAAGAGACGAGATGACGGAAAGGTGTTATCTGAAGCGTATTTTCGACTGCTATGGTTGCTGGAATTACATGGCATTAAGCGAGGGGAAGATCAGACTTTGCGGGAATATGCTGTTCAAGTTGACAGCAAGCTTCAAACAGAGGATATGAAGGAATTAACACGTCGCTACGAAGAAAATTACTATCGTGGAAAAGCGAACAGTGATGGTTGGGATGAAATGAAGGAATTATGGGAAAATTTAATTAAAAAGATGCAATCTTGA
- a CDS encoding DUF58 domain-containing protein, with protein MREKLANNRVLKFFFLALLFLITFSYAMFQGGFVSWFLFYSFLPFVIYSILLIFYPLSAIKMTRLISHTELTDGQELTVTIQIERKSHFPLFYLVVEDMLPDRLAPFAREASSRYQKRSLALLLPMFKKELTYRYTIKPIPRGEYHFKKLRCRTGDLFGFVQHENMIENDQAVYVLPQYQEISWSPYNQQLSGTRPSPRKADLDYSTAVSVRDYVPGDKLSWIDWKATARGSKLLTKQFEQQISQDYMVFLDRETDHYGRVDSPLFEKGVRLAASVTNAALKQNAMIGLVSSGKDHSVLNINGGRAQRRRVFHHLARVQANGITTFDTVVKREAHHFPAGTGVMIISPSLDGAFTSTLKELVARKVQVEFFYVTEHITLAQQAELNQLTLYGVKAHVIAGDSFNEEIKGGGKRATR; from the coding sequence ATGAGAGAGAAGCTAGCGAATAACAGAGTGTTAAAGTTTTTCTTTTTAGCACTGCTTTTCCTGATTACTTTTTCGTATGCGATGTTTCAGGGAGGTTTTGTGAGCTGGTTCTTGTTCTATAGTTTTTTACCTTTCGTTATCTATTCTATCCTTCTTATTTTCTATCCCTTGAGCGCAATCAAGATGACGCGATTGATCAGTCATACAGAATTAACAGATGGACAGGAGTTAACTGTTACGATCCAGATAGAGCGGAAAAGTCACTTTCCTCTTTTTTATTTAGTTGTTGAAGATATGCTTCCTGATCGGTTAGCTCCGTTTGCTAGAGAAGCCTCCTCAAGGTATCAAAAACGTTCACTTGCCTTGCTTCTTCCCATGTTCAAAAAAGAGTTAACTTATCGGTATACAATTAAGCCAATTCCGAGAGGAGAATACCATTTTAAGAAACTACGCTGTCGAACGGGGGACCTCTTTGGATTTGTCCAACATGAGAATATGATAGAGAACGATCAAGCGGTTTATGTTCTACCGCAATATCAAGAAATATCATGGTCTCCCTATAATCAGCAGCTCTCTGGGACGAGACCTTCTCCACGTAAAGCAGATTTAGATTATTCTACGGCAGTTAGTGTTCGAGATTATGTACCAGGAGATAAATTGTCATGGATTGATTGGAAAGCAACCGCGCGAGGTTCGAAACTATTAACCAAGCAATTTGAACAACAAATTAGCCAGGATTATATGGTCTTCCTCGATCGAGAGACCGATCACTATGGTCGTGTAGATTCACCTTTATTCGAGAAGGGTGTAAGACTAGCTGCTTCCGTGACAAACGCTGCTTTAAAGCAGAATGCGATGATCGGTCTTGTTTCCTCAGGAAAAGATCATTCTGTTCTGAATATTAATGGTGGAAGAGCACAACGAAGGAGAGTATTTCATCATCTCGCACGAGTTCAAGCTAACGGGATAACAACGTTTGATACAGTTGTTAAAAGAGAGGCTCATCATTTCCCTGCTGGAACAGGTGTTATGATCATTAGTCCTTCGCTTGATGGGGCATTCACTTCTACGTTAAAAGAGCTTGTTGCACGAAAGGTTCAAGTGGAATTCTTTTATGTCACTGAGCACATTACGTTAGCGCAACAGGCTGAGCTTAATCAGCTTACTCTATACGGTGTTAAAGCACACGTGATTGCGGGAGATTCGTTTAATGAGGAAATAAAAGGGGGTGGGAAGCGTGCAACAAGGTAA
- a CDS encoding AAA family ATPase produces MSSSYQFDAYHPAVKQVIENIEKVMVGKRDVTELSLVALLAGSHVLLEDVPGVGKTMMVRALAKSVGAKFNRIQFTPDLLPSDLTGVSIFNQREMKFEFRKGPLLGNIILADEINRTSPKTQSALLEGMEEGNVTVDGETHILPQPFFVMATQNPIEYEGTYPLPEAQLDRFLLKLRMGYPSPEEELEVLNRTEHAHPIDSIGTALELEDLLEMQKKVKAVFVEGSVKQYIIDIVSRTRNNSSIYLGASPRGSLSLMKACQAYAFMRNRDYVLPDDVKFLAPFVLSHRIILKSEAAFEGQKPEEIIKEILHRVRVPLQKEEKVK; encoded by the coding sequence ATGAGTTCATCGTACCAATTTGATGCGTACCACCCGGCTGTCAAACAAGTGATTGAAAATATTGAGAAAGTGATGGTTGGTAAGCGAGACGTAACAGAATTAAGCCTGGTTGCCCTGCTTGCTGGAAGTCATGTCCTTCTGGAGGATGTACCGGGTGTTGGTAAAACGATGATGGTTCGTGCTCTTGCAAAATCAGTAGGTGCAAAGTTTAATCGAATTCAATTCACACCAGACTTACTTCCGTCTGATTTAACAGGTGTATCCATTTTTAATCAACGTGAAATGAAATTCGAATTTCGTAAAGGGCCGTTATTAGGCAATATTATTTTGGCAGATGAAATTAACCGAACGTCACCTAAAACACAGTCGGCTCTTCTAGAAGGAATGGAAGAGGGGAATGTAACGGTTGATGGAGAAACGCACATTCTTCCACAGCCGTTTTTTGTTATGGCGACTCAGAATCCGATCGAATACGAGGGAACGTATCCTCTGCCGGAAGCTCAGCTTGATCGCTTCTTATTGAAATTACGAATGGGCTATCCATCTCCTGAAGAAGAACTTGAAGTATTGAATCGTACGGAACACGCGCATCCAATTGACTCGATTGGGACGGCCCTTGAGCTGGAAGACCTTCTTGAGATGCAGAAAAAGGTGAAAGCTGTGTTTGTTGAAGGGTCTGTTAAACAATACATTATCGATATCGTGAGTAGAACGAGAAATAACTCATCTATTTATCTTGGAGCTAGTCCACGCGGGTCACTCTCACTAATGAAAGCGTGTCAGGCGTATGCGTTCATGCGCAATCGCGATTATGTACTACCTGACGATGTGAAATTCTTAGCTCCTTTTGTATTATCCCATCGCATCATTCTTAAATCAGAGGCTGCGTTTGAAGGACAGAAGCCTGAGGAGATTATTAAGGAGATTCTTCATCGTGTAAGAGTTCCTCTTCAAAAGGAAGAGAAAGTGAAATGA
- the fdhA gene encoding formaldehyde dehydrogenase, glutathione-independent, giving the protein MVGNRGVVYTGAGRVEVQDISYPDLVLREGPGVPKSNVGRKCEHGVILKNIVTNICGSDQHMVRGRTTAPSGLVLGHEITGEVIEVGRDVEFIKKGDIVSVPFNVACGRCKMCKRQDTHICQNVNPERPGAAYGYVDMGGWVGGQSEYVMVPYADFQLLAFPDKEKAMEKILDLTMLSDIFPTGYHGAISAGVTTGSTVYVAGAGPVGLAAAHSAQLLGAAVVIVGDLKEERLAQARSFGCETINLKEHNDPGEQIEQILGIPEVDCAIDAVGFEAYGHGTDNEEQPAIVLNTMMDVVEAGGKMGIPGLYVTEDPGADDKDAKQGSLKVRFGLGWSKAHHFVTGQTPVMQYHRQLMMAILNGKADIAKAVNATVISLDEAPQGYNEFDSGVSKKFVIDPHGMLRR; this is encoded by the coding sequence ATGGTAGGTAATCGCGGTGTCGTTTATACAGGTGCAGGTCGTGTAGAAGTTCAGGATATTAGCTATCCGGATTTAGTTCTTCGTGAGGGTCCCGGCGTTCCCAAGAGTAATGTCGGCCGTAAATGTGAACATGGAGTAATCTTGAAGAATATCGTGACGAATATATGCGGGAGCGATCAGCATATGGTGCGCGGTCGGACAACTGCTCCTTCTGGTTTAGTTCTCGGCCATGAAATTACCGGAGAAGTGATTGAGGTTGGACGAGATGTTGAATTCATTAAAAAAGGAGATATTGTCTCTGTTCCATTCAATGTTGCTTGCGGTCGATGCAAAATGTGTAAGCGTCAGGACACCCATATTTGTCAAAACGTAAATCCTGAACGTCCGGGCGCAGCTTACGGATACGTTGATATGGGCGGCTGGGTTGGTGGCCAGTCCGAATATGTGATGGTTCCTTATGCAGACTTTCAATTACTAGCCTTTCCCGATAAAGAGAAAGCGATGGAGAAAATCCTCGACTTAACGATGCTATCGGATATTTTTCCTACCGGCTACCACGGAGCGATTAGTGCAGGAGTAACGACAGGGTCCACTGTGTATGTCGCTGGAGCAGGACCAGTTGGACTCGCTGCAGCCCATTCTGCTCAGTTACTTGGTGCTGCTGTTGTGATCGTTGGCGATTTAAAAGAAGAACGTCTCGCTCAAGCACGGAGTTTCGGGTGTGAAACAATTAATCTAAAAGAACACAACGATCCCGGCGAACAAATCGAACAAATACTCGGTATACCTGAAGTGGATTGTGCGATCGATGCAGTTGGTTTCGAAGCTTATGGTCATGGAACAGATAACGAAGAGCAGCCGGCAATTGTGCTAAATACGATGATGGATGTTGTAGAAGCTGGAGGAAAGATGGGGATTCCAGGGTTATATGTAACAGAGGACCCTGGAGCAGATGACAAAGATGCCAAGCAAGGCTCACTTAAAGTAAGATTTGGACTTGGCTGGTCAAAAGCCCACCATTTTGTTACAGGACAAACACCTGTCATGCAGTATCACCGTCAATTAATGATGGCGATTTTAAATGGAAAAGCGGATATCGCGAAAGCTGTAAATGCAACCGTTATCAGTCTCGATGAAGCACCTCAAGGGTATAATGAGTTTGATAGTGGTGTATCAAAAAAGTTTGTCATTGATCCACATGGGATGTTAAGAAGGTAA
- a CDS encoding DUF488 domain-containing protein, whose protein sequence is MSVILRRIYGEDYPLEGNRILIDRVWPRGISKEKAKLNEWMKEIAPSSSLRKWFDHDPDKFEDFKKAYQEEINGSKTAQTKLQELKKMATNERLVLLFGAKDMEHNHAVVLKEVIEG, encoded by the coding sequence ATGTCAGTTATTCTTAGACGAATTTATGGAGAAGATTACCCGCTTGAAGGGAATCGTATTCTAATTGACCGCGTATGGCCGAGAGGCATTTCAAAAGAAAAAGCCAAATTAAATGAATGGATGAAGGAAATCGCACCAAGTTCTTCGTTACGAAAATGGTTTGATCATGATCCTGATAAGTTTGAAGACTTTAAGAAAGCATATCAAGAAGAAATCAATGGAAGTAAGACGGCACAGACGAAATTACAAGAACTAAAGAAAATGGCTACAAACGAAAGACTTGTTCTTTTATTTGGGGCAAAGGATATGGAGCATAATCATGCGGTAGTGTTAAAAGAAGTAATTGAAGGTTGA
- a CDS encoding catalase → MSEDNKKKEQLEQYSTNDKGKMTTNQGLKVSEDEFSLKAGERGPTLMEDFHFREKMTHFDHERIPERVVHARGFSAHGEFEVYDSLEEYTDAEFLKDPSRKTPVFVRFSTVAGSKGSSETVRDVRGFSTRFYTDEGNYDLVGNNMPVFFIQDAIKFPDLIHAVKPEPHNGMPQAASAHDTFWDFIANNQESAHMALWAMSDRAIPRSLRMMEGFGVHTFRFVNAKGEARFIKFHWKPKLGVHSLVWDEAQKISGKDADFHRGDLYESIENGDYPEWELGVQIIKEEDEFNFDFDVLDPTKIWPEEDIPVKIVGKMTLNRNVENVFAENEQVAFHPGNVVKGIDFSNDPLLQGRLFSYTDTQINRFGSANYHELPINRPVCPFFNNQRDGFMRQTINKGQVSYHKNSLADNQPEPATEEEGGYVHYQEKVEGHKVRARSESFKDHFSQAVLFYNSMSDVEKEHIKNAFSFELGKLKSKSVQQQVVDMLSNINLDLAQTVAQNVGTKEPTKGGSDITKTSPALSQLNTTFTADTRKVGVIVDDGFNGEELIQVLNQLKEKGIKPELISDKRGVKKATDGAEAEIDHTFLTSESVLFDAIYAVGGNQESKGFYQSANYFINEAFSHFKPIGGTHEGMKWLENNDLVGQPGVVTGKDMNTFVKEFSEAIATHRHWDRELV, encoded by the coding sequence GTGAGTGAAGACAATAAGAAAAAAGAACAACTAGAACAATATAGCACAAATGATAAAGGGAAAATGACGACAAATCAGGGCCTGAAAGTTTCGGAAGATGAATTTTCCCTTAAAGCCGGTGAACGCGGACCGACATTGATGGAAGACTTTCATTTCAGAGAAAAAATGACGCATTTCGACCATGAGCGTATACCTGAACGTGTCGTACACGCAAGAGGATTTTCCGCTCACGGTGAATTTGAAGTATATGATTCATTGGAAGAGTATACAGATGCTGAATTCTTAAAAGATCCTTCCAGAAAAACGCCAGTATTTGTTCGGTTTTCAACGGTGGCAGGTTCAAAAGGTTCTTCTGAAACGGTTCGAGATGTGAGAGGATTCTCAACGCGTTTCTATACAGATGAAGGGAACTACGATTTAGTTGGGAATAACATGCCAGTCTTTTTCATTCAAGATGCCATTAAATTCCCTGACTTAATTCATGCGGTCAAACCTGAACCTCATAACGGTATGCCGCAAGCTGCCTCTGCTCATGATACGTTCTGGGACTTTATTGCTAACAATCAAGAATCAGCACACATGGCGCTATGGGCAATGTCAGACAGAGCGATCCCTCGAAGCCTACGTATGATGGAAGGTTTTGGCGTTCACACATTCCGGTTTGTGAATGCAAAAGGAGAAGCGCGGTTTATTAAGTTTCACTGGAAACCAAAGTTGGGCGTACACTCGCTCGTGTGGGATGAAGCGCAAAAAATCTCAGGCAAAGATGCTGATTTCCACCGCGGAGACTTATATGAGTCCATTGAAAATGGCGACTATCCTGAGTGGGAACTAGGCGTGCAAATTATCAAAGAAGAAGATGAATTTAACTTTGACTTTGATGTTCTTGATCCAACTAAGATTTGGCCAGAAGAAGATATCCCTGTAAAAATCGTTGGGAAAATGACATTAAACCGAAATGTCGAGAACGTATTTGCTGAAAACGAACAGGTTGCTTTTCATCCTGGTAATGTCGTAAAAGGCATCGACTTTTCCAATGACCCGCTACTTCAAGGGCGCTTGTTCTCTTATACAGATACACAGATCAATCGTTTCGGAAGTGCAAATTATCATGAATTGCCGATTAATCGACCTGTTTGCCCGTTCTTTAACAATCAGCGTGATGGCTTTATGCGTCAAACAATTAACAAAGGTCAGGTAAGCTATCACAAAAATTCTCTTGCAGATAATCAGCCAGAACCAGCTACAGAAGAAGAGGGTGGCTATGTTCATTATCAGGAGAAAGTAGAAGGTCATAAGGTTCGCGCACGCAGTGAAAGTTTTAAAGACCATTTCTCTCAAGCGGTTCTTTTCTATAACAGCATGAGTGATGTGGAGAAAGAACATATCAAGAATGCCTTTAGCTTTGAGCTCGGCAAGCTAAAGAGTAAGTCAGTTCAGCAACAAGTGGTCGATATGCTTTCGAATATCAATCTTGACCTTGCTCAAACCGTTGCTCAGAATGTTGGAACTAAAGAACCTACAAAAGGTGGATCAGATATCACTAAGACATCACCTGCGCTTAGCCAACTAAATACAACGTTTACTGCGGATACTAGAAAAGTAGGTGTCATTGTAGACGATGGATTTAATGGAGAAGAACTCATACAAGTGCTTAATCAGCTTAAAGAAAAAGGCATTAAGCCTGAGCTCATTAGTGACAAGCGTGGTGTGAAAAAAGCCACTGACGGAGCCGAGGCTGAAATTGATCATACGTTCCTTACAAGCGAATCCGTTTTATTTGATGCTATTTATGCGGTTGGTGGAAATCAGGAAAGCAAAGGATTCTATCAATCCGCTAATTACTTTATCAATGAAGCATTCTCACACTTTAAACCGATCGGTGGAACGCATGAAGGGATGAAGTGGCTAGAGAATAACGACTTAGTAGGTCAACCAGGAGTAGTCACTGGTAAAGATATGAATACATTCGTGAAAGAGTTCAGTGAAGCTATTGCAACGCATCGTCATTGGGATCGTGAGCTAGTATAA
- a CDS encoding MFS transporter has product MAMKENVMERMPDVISDQIDSIFKNKNFLLLWAAAFLSSFGISFFLFAESWYVVNVLNLEASLGLIYIASSIPRLVFMVISGTVADRMSKTKIMFLSDFSRGVLLGGLVLWFIFGDITLWTFVGVAFFFGILDAFFWAAESAVIPSIIRKENLTRGNSIIQMTNQASFIIAPMLAGLLIAFGSYEIVFAVTALMLFLGSVLIYLMKIPKQEAEQDNQDQTFFETFKEGLLYVKESRILVVVVLTTVFMNLFLVGPLSMGLPLFVKTVLNGDAFAFSLMEAGAAVGMLIGAVVIGILNLTKGRGKVALLALIVSGCAFIGLSFSTELWMSIVMLVIFGACLSGSNIPLFSAIQSLIPENVLGRVMGLLSLASMGLIPVSYAMTSLLLSAGIGIQHIMSGGAFLVVLYACFVYVKYHELRNVD; this is encoded by the coding sequence ATGGCGATGAAAGAAAATGTTATGGAAAGAATGCCGGATGTAATATCAGACCAGATTGACTCCATATTTAAAAATAAAAATTTCCTTCTTTTATGGGCGGCAGCTTTTTTATCAAGCTTTGGCATTTCCTTCTTTCTTTTTGCTGAGAGCTGGTACGTTGTGAATGTTTTAAATCTTGAAGCTTCACTCGGACTCATTTACATTGCTTCAAGTATTCCTAGACTAGTATTTATGGTGATAAGTGGAACGGTAGCGGATCGCATGAGTAAGACGAAGATCATGTTCTTATCTGATTTTTCAAGAGGGGTCCTTCTTGGTGGTTTAGTACTCTGGTTTATATTTGGAGATATCACTCTTTGGACATTTGTCGGAGTTGCCTTCTTCTTTGGGATTCTGGATGCTTTTTTCTGGGCAGCAGAGAGTGCTGTCATCCCATCGATTATTCGAAAAGAAAATCTGACTCGAGGCAATTCCATTATTCAAATGACCAACCAGGCATCGTTTATTATTGCACCTATGCTCGCAGGATTACTTATTGCTTTTGGAAGCTATGAAATCGTCTTCGCTGTAACAGCGCTAATGCTTTTTCTTGGAAGCGTATTGATTTATTTGATGAAAATCCCAAAACAAGAAGCAGAGCAGGATAATCAAGACCAAACTTTTTTTGAAACTTTTAAAGAAGGTCTTCTCTATGTGAAAGAGTCTAGGATTCTGGTAGTAGTTGTACTAACAACGGTCTTTATGAATCTATTTCTCGTTGGACCACTGTCCATGGGGCTACCTCTTTTTGTGAAAACAGTCTTAAATGGAGATGCATTTGCTTTCAGTTTAATGGAAGCAGGGGCGGCGGTTGGAATGTTAATTGGGGCAGTAGTAATCGGTATCCTTAATCTAACGAAAGGACGAGGAAAAGTAGCTTTGCTTGCGTTAATCGTTTCTGGTTGTGCTTTTATAGGTCTGAGTTTCTCGACAGAGCTATGGATGAGTATTGTCATGCTCGTTATTTTTGGAGCGTGTCTTTCTGGAAGTAACATCCCTTTATTTTCTGCAATTCAGTCATTGATCCCAGAGAATGTGCTAGGGCGAGTAATGGGTTTGCTGTCTTTAGCTTCAATGGGGCTTATTCCTGTTAGCTATGCGATGACTTCCCTTCTTCTCTCAGCAGGAATTGGCATTCAACATATCATGTCAGGCGGTGCGTTTCTAGTTGTGTTGTATGCTTGCTTCGTCTATGTGAAATATCACGAATTGAGAAATGTAGATTAA
- a CDS encoding LutC/YkgG family protein, which yields MAIHNREAFLDNLAEQLGRTRRTKVESPVYSVHPQERVFQDATQGELVEKLEEQCKVIHTSFTSTKLETLGETLRTVLNDYGVTKVVGAAGPRNDATHLSTVYAELQSEGYDIHLWDENKGRENVTFAEQAGAGIVFSDITLAESGTVTLFNDRYNGRSISLLPETFIAIVPKSTLVPRMTQASQLIHEEEKKGNPVSSCVSFVTGPSNSADIEMNLIVGVHGPVKATYILVDDL from the coding sequence ATGGCTATTCATAACCGGGAAGCATTTTTGGACAACCTCGCTGAGCAACTGGGTCGAACGCGGAGAACGAAAGTGGAATCGCCTGTTTATTCTGTTCATCCGCAGGAGCGTGTTTTTCAAGATGCAACTCAAGGTGAGCTAGTCGAGAAATTAGAAGAACAGTGTAAAGTCATTCATACTTCTTTTACGAGTACGAAATTAGAAACTCTTGGAGAAACGTTACGGACTGTACTCAACGACTATGGTGTAACCAAAGTTGTTGGTGCAGCAGGGCCGAGGAATGATGCAACTCACTTGAGTACCGTGTACGCAGAACTTCAATCTGAAGGCTATGATATTCATCTTTGGGATGAGAACAAAGGACGAGAAAATGTTACTTTTGCAGAACAGGCGGGAGCAGGGATTGTGTTCAGTGATATTACACTGGCCGAATCCGGAACCGTCACGCTGTTTAACGATCGCTATAACGGTCGTTCGATTAGCTTGCTTCCGGAAACGTTCATTGCCATTGTTCCAAAGAGTACGCTCGTACCTCGAATGACGCAAGCGAGTCAATTGATTCATGAAGAAGAAAAGAAAGGAAATCCAGTTTCCTCCTGTGTAAGCTTTGTGACTGGACCAAGTAACAGTGCCGATATTGAAATGAATTTAATTGTCGGTGTGCATGGGCCGGTGAAAGCGACGTATATCCTGGTTGACGATTTGTGA